Proteins from one Ficedula albicollis isolate OC2 chromosome 21, FicAlb1.5, whole genome shotgun sequence genomic window:
- the RPL22 gene encoding 60S ribosomal protein L22: protein MQGNSVQSEEPQSAGVTPWREAPRGEVTPCPCLGLPLSASLELGPAPPRCPGSVPHGVPPPFLSPSLFLLLQQKKPAAKGGKKKKQVLKFTLDCTHPVEDGIMDAANFEQFLQERIKVNGKAGNLGGGVVTIERSKSKITVTSEVPFSKRYLKYLTKKYLKKNNLRDWLRVVANSKESYELRYFQINQDEEEEEEED from the exons ATGCAGGGTAACTCCGTGCAAAGTGAGGAGCCGCAGAGTGCGGGGGTCACTCCGTGGAGAGAGGCTCCCCGGGGGGAAGTCACTCCGTGCCCG TGCCTGGGCCTTCCCCTCTCCGCCAGCCTGGAGCTCGGCCCGGCCCCTCCCCGCTGCCCAGGGTCGGTCCCTCACGGGGTTCCccctccctttctttctccctcacTCTTTCTCCTCCTACAGCAGAAGAAGCCTGCGGCGAAAGGTGGCAAGAAGAAGAAGCAGGTTCTGAAGTTCACGCTGGATTGCACGCACCCCGTCGAGGATGGCATCATGGACGCCGCCAACTTC gagcagttcTTGCAGGAACGGATCAAAGTGAACGGCAAAGCGGGAAACCTGGGCGGGGGCGTGGTGACCATCGAGAGGAGCAAGAGCAAGATCACGGTCACGTCAGAGGTGCCGTTCTCCAAGAG GTACCTCAAATACCTGACCAAGAAGTACCTGAAAAAGAACAACCTGCGGGACTGGCTGCGCGTGGTGGCCAACAGCAAGGAAAGCTACGAGCTGCGCTACTTCCAGATCAAccaggatgaggaggaggaggaggaagaagattGA
- the RNF207 gene encoding RING finger protein 207, translating into MAGGIFSPLESCSELEKANCHPLVCLLCHEPYQHPCLLDCYHNFCASCLRGRASDGRLRCPLCGHPSVVRGGTGLPPVDRLLQFLVDSSADSEEDVQCANCDRCCTKAELDTMYFCNTCGQPLCAPCREETHRARMFTRHEIVSLSKRTKDIHKKCPLHEEPYIMFSTEKKSMLCINCFRDMQGESRAHCIDIETAYMQGCQRLDQAVMAVKELQTSTREAIVLLKAMIEEVRNSASEEEAAIHSLFSRMQEQLSERKKTLLKAVQSQHEEKEKAFKEQLAHLASLLPTLQVHLVTCSAFLSSANKAEFLDLGYQLMERLQRIVKLPHRLRPAQTSKINSEYRAEFARCLEPLLMLSPRRSVVGSSGGIGPGITSTNMLPGGQCSKTLIVPTCPPTSDKMSTGPMVKKPTMHRYISTKVLLAEGHETPFAEHCRNYENTYRMLQTEIQGLKDQVQELHRDLTKHHSLIKSEIMSEILQKSLQMDVQIAAHYSAVEMMRSVFEEVWEETYQRVANEQEIYEAQLHDLLQLRQENSCLSTITKQIAPYVRSIAKVKERLEPRLQEPQEPQEEQAQMLLKICDDNEVVPRDDSPGSNKGDSASPGEGFMPRDTPEDPSPKNKDCCRGQQKSGAESTTLEEPAP; encoded by the exons ATGGCGGGTGGCATTTTCTCCCcactggagagctgctctgagttAGAGAAGGCCAACTGCCACCCATTGGTGTGCCTGCTCTGCCACGAGCCCTACCAGCACCCCTGCCTGCTCGACTGCTACCACAACTTCTGCGCCAGCTGCCTGCGAGGCCGTGCCAGCGATGGCCGCCTGCGCTGTCCACTCTGCGG GCACCCCTCAGTGGTGAGGGGTGGCACGGGGCTGCCCCCCGTGGACCGGCTCCTGCAGTTCCTGGTGGACAGCTCAGCCGACAGCGAGGAGGACGTGCAGTGCGCCAACTGTGACCGGTGCTGCACCAAGGCG GAGCTGGACACCATGTACTTCTGCAACACCTGTgggcagcccctctgtgccccaTGCCGCGAGGAGACCCACCGTGCCAGGATGTTCACCCGCCACGAGATTGTCTCCCTCTCCAAGCGCACCAAAGACATCCACAAGAAGTGCC cactgcacgAGGAGCCCTACATCATGTTCTCCACTGAGAAGAAGTCCATGCTCTGCATCAACTGCTTCAGGGACATGCAGGG ggagagccGGGCACACTGCATCGACATTGAGACAGCGTACATGCAGGGCTGCCAGCGGCTGGACCAGGCAGTGATG GCTGTGAAGGAACTGCAGACCTCCACGCGCGAGGCCATTGTCCTGCTCAAGGCCATGATAGAGGAGGTTCGCAACAGTGCCAGTGAGGAGGAGGCAGCCATCCACTCCCTCTTCAGCCGCATGCAG gagcagctctctgagaggaaaaagacGCTCCTGAAAGCTGTGCAGAG ccagcacgaggaaaaggagaaggcaTTCAAGGAGCAGCTAGCCCACCTTGCCTCTctgctgcccactctgcag GTTCACCTGGTGACATGCTCGGccttcctgagctctgccaaCAAAGCTGAGTTCCTGGACTTGGGCTAT CAACTgatggagaggctgcagaggatCGTCAAGCTGCCACACCGCCTGCGTCCAGCCCAGACCAGCAAG ATCAACAGCGAGTACCGGGCAGAGTTTGCCCGCTGCCTGGAGCCCCTCCTGATGCTCAGCCCCCGCCGCTCTGTGGTGGGCAGCTCTGGTGGCATCGGTCCTGGCATCACCAGCACAAACAT GCTCCCCGGTGGCCAATGCTCCAAGACCCTCATTGTGCCCACTTGCCCTCCGACCAGTGACAAAATGTCCACTGGCCCCATGGTGAAGAAGCCAACGATGCACCGGTACATCAGCACCAAGGTGCTGCTGGCCGAGGGGCACGAGACCCCCTTCGCCGAGCACTGCCGCAACTACGAGAACACCTACCGG ATGCTGCAGACAGAGATCCAGGGCCTGAAGGACcaggtgcaggagctgcaccgTGACCTCACCAAGCACCACTCACTCATCAAATCGGAGATCATGAGCGAGATCCTGCAGAAGTCGCTGCAGATGGACGTGCAGATCGCAGCTCACTACTCTGCCGTGGAGATGATGCGCAGTGTCTTTGAGGAG GTTTGGGAGGAGACCTACCAGCGGGTAGCAAATGAGCAGGAGATCTATGAAG cccagctccatgaCTTGCTGCAGCTGCGGCAGGAGAACAGCTGCCTGAGCACCATCACCAAGCAGATCGCGCCCTACGTCCGCTCCATCGCCAAAGTGAAGGAGCGGCTGGAGCCCAG gctgcaggagcctcaGGAGCCCCAAGAAGAACAGGCCCAGATGCTGCTCAAGATCTGTGATGACAATGAAGTGGTGCCAAG ggatGACTCACCTGGCAGCAACAAGGGGGATTCAGCCAGCCCCGGGGAAGGCTTCATGCCCAGGGACACTCCTGaagacccctccccaaaaaacaaagactGCTGCAGGGGCCAGCAGAAGAGCGGAGCAGAGAGTACTACCCTGGAAGAGCCAGCACCATAG